The Williamsia sp. DF01-3 genome has a window encoding:
- a CDS encoding ABC transporter permease, protein MLAKPLSGVGQFFAMCGLTARASLRGPIQWREFIDQSWFVVSVSLLPTLLVAMPFTVLVVFTLNLLLVEFGAADLSGAGAALGAVTQVGPLVTVLIVAGAGATAMCADLGARTIREEIDAMQVLGIDPLHRLVVPRIAALTVVAFLLNGLVILIGLVGGYMFSVYVQNVTPGAYVSGLTLVTHLPELVISCVKALSFGLIAGLVACYRGLVVSGGPKAVGNAVNETVVYAFMALFAVNVVITAVGVKATLG, encoded by the coding sequence ATGCTCGCCAAACCGCTCTCCGGCGTCGGTCAGTTCTTCGCGATGTGCGGATTGACGGCACGGGCATCGCTCCGCGGACCGATCCAGTGGCGCGAGTTCATCGACCAATCGTGGTTCGTGGTCTCGGTGTCGTTGCTCCCGACGCTCCTGGTGGCCATGCCGTTCACCGTGCTGGTGGTGTTCACGCTCAACCTGCTCCTGGTGGAGTTCGGCGCCGCCGATCTGTCGGGCGCCGGCGCGGCACTGGGTGCGGTGACACAGGTCGGCCCGTTGGTGACAGTGCTGATCGTCGCCGGTGCCGGTGCGACCGCGATGTGTGCGGACCTGGGCGCCAGAACAATTCGCGAAGAGATCGACGCGATGCAGGTGCTCGGGATCGATCCACTGCACCGACTGGTTGTTCCGCGGATCGCAGCGCTGACCGTGGTGGCGTTCCTGCTCAACGGCCTGGTGATCTTGATCGGTCTCGTCGGCGGCTACATGTTCTCGGTGTACGTCCAGAACGTGACGCCGGGTGCCTACGTGTCCGGTCTGACTCTGGTCACCCACTTGCCGGAGCTGGTGATCTCCTGCGTCAAAGCACTCAGTTTCGGACTGATCGCCGGTCTGGTCGCGTGCTATCGCGGTCTTGTCGTCTCCGGTGGGCCCAAAGCGGTGGGCAACGCCGTCAACGAAACAGTTGTCTACGCATTCATGGCACTGTTCGCCGTCAACGTCGTGATCACCGCCGTCGGAGTGAAAGCGACACTGGGATAA
- a CDS encoding SDR family NAD(P)-dependent oxidoreductase, producing MGEVHLDGKVAIVTGGGRGIGRAHCLELARHGAAIVVNDPGVSRDGTDSGESPAEQVAREIVEAGGKAVANKGSVTSWSDGADLIAQAIEEFGRLDIVVNNAGIVRDKLITRMTEEDWDAVIAVHLKGTFSVTKHACDHFRNESKAGADVRGRIINTTSGAGLKGNAGQAAYSAAKAAIAGLTLTTALEMERYNVTANAISPVAATRLSADVFTGDKANDPSLDPGQSSPVVAWLASDEAAWLTGQVLRVDGDLLIRMIGWTQKPERYRARADGKLDVAELSHAARLLYGTAPDGFVAQLVTN from the coding sequence ATGGGAGAAGTACACCTCGACGGCAAAGTCGCCATCGTCACCGGCGGTGGCCGCGGAATCGGACGGGCACACTGCCTGGAACTGGCCAGACACGGCGCCGCGATTGTCGTCAACGACCCCGGCGTCTCCCGCGACGGCACGGACTCGGGTGAGAGCCCCGCCGAGCAGGTCGCCCGGGAGATCGTCGAGGCCGGCGGAAAGGCGGTGGCCAACAAGGGCTCGGTCACCAGCTGGAGCGACGGCGCCGATCTGATCGCCCAGGCCATCGAGGAGTTCGGCCGCCTCGACATCGTGGTCAACAACGCGGGCATCGTTCGCGACAAGCTGATCACCAGGATGACCGAGGAGGACTGGGATGCTGTCATCGCGGTCCACCTCAAGGGCACGTTCTCGGTGACCAAACATGCGTGCGACCACTTCCGGAACGAATCGAAGGCCGGCGCCGACGTCCGCGGCCGGATCATCAACACCACATCGGGTGCAGGACTCAAAGGCAATGCGGGACAAGCGGCGTACAGCGCGGCAAAGGCTGCGATCGCCGGCCTGACGCTCACGACGGCATTGGAGATGGAGCGGTACAACGTCACGGCGAACGCGATCTCGCCGGTCGCGGCAACCCGGTTGTCCGCCGATGTCTTCACCGGCGACAAGGCCAACGATCCGAGCCTCGATCCCGGTCAGAGTTCACCTGTGGTGGCCTGGCTGGCCTCCGACGAGGCCGCCTGGCTGACCGGACAGGTCTTGCGGGTCGACGGGGATCTGTTGATCCGGATGATCGGCTGGACACAGAAGCCCGAGAGGTATCGCGCACGCGCGGATGGCAAGCTCGATGTCGCCGAACTGAGCCATGCAGCCCGCCTGCTATACGGCACGGCACCGGACGGCTTTGTCGCACAACTGGTCACCAACTGA
- a CDS encoding ABC transporter permease: MAVLRSRFHRPRASLIKRLSPLLKLGDAGNFYLQAFRAVPRALASYPKEMLRLVAELGMGAGALAVIGGTVVIVGFLTLSAGALLAVQGFNSLGDIGVEALTGFFSAFINVRIAAPVTAGIGLAATIGAGTTAQLGAMRISEEIDALETMSVDSVAYLVATRMIAGTFVALPLYALAVIMAFISSRVATTLFYGQSAGVYDHYFATFLRPIDLVWSFLQAIVMAISVMLIHTYYGYSASGGPAGVGEAVGRAVRSSLIAVVMVTLLVSLAIYGTGGNFNLAG, from the coding sequence ATGGCGGTCTTGCGGTCGCGCTTCCACCGCCCTCGGGCAAGTCTGATCAAGCGTCTTTCCCCGTTGCTGAAACTGGGTGATGCCGGCAACTTCTACCTCCAGGCTTTCCGTGCTGTTCCCAGGGCACTGGCCAGCTACCCCAAGGAGATGCTGCGACTGGTCGCTGAACTGGGAATGGGAGCCGGTGCGCTCGCAGTGATCGGCGGAACCGTGGTGATCGTCGGGTTCTTGACGCTGTCTGCCGGTGCGCTCCTGGCCGTTCAAGGGTTCAACTCACTGGGCGACATCGGCGTGGAGGCTTTGACGGGGTTCTTCTCGGCGTTCATCAATGTGCGGATCGCGGCTCCGGTCACCGCTGGAATCGGTTTGGCGGCAACGATCGGCGCCGGAACCACCGCGCAGCTCGGAGCGATGCGGATCAGCGAGGAAATCGACGCGCTGGAAACCATGTCGGTCGATTCGGTTGCCTATCTCGTGGCCACCAGAATGATCGCCGGAACGTTTGTGGCGCTGCCTTTGTACGCGTTGGCGGTGATCATGGCGTTCATCTCGTCTCGGGTGGCGACCACCCTGTTCTACGGTCAGAGCGCCGGTGTCTACGACCACTATTTCGCCACCTTCCTGCGTCCGATCGACCTGGTCTGGTCCTTCCTCCAGGCCATCGTGATGGCCATCTCGGTCATGCTCATCCACACCTACTACGGCTACTCGGCCTCCGGTGGCCCGGCCGGGGTCGGCGAGGCCGTGGGACGTGCGGTCCGGTCGTCTCTGATCGCGGTGGTGATGGTGACATTGCTTGTGTCACTGGCGATCTACGGCACCGGCGGCAACTTCAACCTGGCCGGGTGA
- a CDS encoding ABC transporter ATP-binding protein yields the protein MTDAITATSDYALECKDLTVGHGSVAVLRGFDLALRQGEVLALLGPNGAGKTTLLGTLAGLLPRLSGGVSVAGRALPNGRPAAANKSGLVLVPDDRALFTTLTVRENITIANKSGGLDLDGAMELFPALTKRLKVTAGSLSGGEQQMLAVARALVQNPRVLLIDEMSMGLAPVIVENLLPVVRRIADETNAVVVLVEQHVSLALSVADEAIVVVHGDVHLRGKAAELAADPNRLEAAYLGETAAV from the coding sequence ATGACCGACGCCATCACAGCCACATCGGACTACGCCCTGGAGTGCAAGGATCTGACCGTCGGTCACGGGTCGGTGGCCGTGCTCCGCGGTTTCGATCTGGCCTTGCGGCAAGGAGAGGTGCTGGCGTTGCTCGGCCCGAACGGCGCCGGCAAGACAACCTTGCTGGGGACGCTGGCCGGTCTGCTGCCTCGGCTCTCCGGCGGGGTGTCGGTGGCCGGTCGAGCGCTGCCGAACGGCAGGCCGGCCGCGGCCAACAAGTCGGGGCTGGTGTTGGTTCCGGACGATCGTGCACTGTTCACCACGTTGACGGTCAGAGAGAACATCACCATCGCCAACAAGTCAGGCGGCCTCGACCTCGACGGCGCCATGGAGTTGTTCCCGGCTCTGACAAAGAGACTCAAGGTCACTGCCGGTTCTCTGTCCGGCGGTGAGCAGCAGATGCTCGCGGTGGCGCGGGCGCTCGTCCAGAATCCCAGAGTCCTGTTGATCGACGAGATGAGCATGGGGTTGGCTCCGGTCATCGTCGAGAATCTGCTGCCGGTGGTTCGGCGCATCGCGGATGAGACGAACGCTGTGGTGGTGCTGGTCGAGCAACATGTCAGCCTGGCGCTCAGCGTTGCCGACGAGGCCATCGTCGTGGTGCACGGAGATGTGCATCTGCGAGGTAAAGCCGCCGAACTCGCGGCCGACCCGAACCGCTTGGAGGCGGCATATCTGGGGGAGACAGCCGCGGTCTGA
- a CDS encoding MCE family protein, producing the protein MRSAAIKLGLFMAVTVLILALLVVVFGEVRFRSNDGYKAVFTDSSGLKTGDFVRIAGVEVGKVESVEVYNNTLSRVTFDVDAANPLTTQTRAQVRYANLIGDRYLELADPGDGGGRLNTGGTIPVERTSPALDLDALLGGFQPLFKTLDPDTVNSISEQIVHLVQGEGGNIDQILSQTADFTDAIADRDALIGAVVTNVNTVLKSFDNNRQSLSNGLDQLQRLVSGLAGDAEPLAQAVANISDASGAVAALMQQVRPDIREDLNQISRVSSLINDDREYLDGLLTRLPADYRQLSRLGLYGDFFGFYLCDVTLKVNGPDGEPVYLELAKQGTGRCTP; encoded by the coding sequence ATGAGATCGGCGGCGATCAAATTGGGTCTGTTCATGGCGGTGACCGTGTTGATTCTCGCGCTGCTGGTTGTGGTGTTCGGAGAGGTGAGGTTCCGGTCCAACGACGGATACAAGGCGGTGTTCACCGACTCGTCCGGACTCAAGACCGGCGATTTTGTCCGCATCGCCGGCGTCGAGGTCGGCAAGGTCGAATCGGTCGAGGTGTACAACAACACGTTGTCGCGAGTGACCTTCGACGTCGACGCGGCCAACCCCCTGACCACGCAGACCAGAGCACAGGTCCGGTACGCGAACCTCATCGGCGACCGGTATCTGGAACTCGCCGATCCTGGTGACGGAGGCGGCCGCCTGAACACCGGCGGGACGATCCCCGTCGAACGGACCAGCCCGGCCCTCGATCTCGACGCTCTACTCGGCGGATTCCAGCCGTTGTTCAAAACGCTCGATCCCGACACCGTGAACTCGATCAGCGAACAGATCGTGCACCTGGTGCAGGGCGAAGGTGGCAACATCGATCAGATACTGTCCCAGACAGCAGATTTCACCGACGCGATCGCCGATCGTGACGCTCTCATCGGGGCGGTGGTCACCAATGTCAACACGGTTCTGAAGTCCTTCGACAACAACCGGCAGTCACTGTCGAACGGCTTGGACCAATTGCAGCGGCTGGTCAGCGGTCTGGCCGGCGATGCCGAACCCCTCGCGCAGGCGGTCGCGAACATCAGCGATGCCTCCGGGGCGGTTGCCGCGCTCATGCAGCAGGTGCGTCCGGACATCCGCGAGGATCTCAACCAGATCAGCCGGGTGAGCAGCCTGATCAACGACGACCGGGAATATCTCGACGGCCTGCTGACCCGCCTGCCGGCCGACTATCGTCAGCTCTCACGCCTGGGGCTGTACGGCGACTTCTTCGGCTTCTACCTCTGCGACGTCACCCTCAAGGTCAATGGTCCCGACGGTGAACCGGTGTATCTCGAGCTGGCCAAACAAGGAACCGGGAGGTGCACGCCCTGA
- a CDS encoding TetR/AcrR family transcriptional regulator: MNAAKTPDPRVSRTRAAVRETIRELFEAEGAASLTHHRVAKHSGVGRATIYRHWPDTTDLLSEALTTVDDPLLRLGSGPLRPWLRRELTRMAYVLSEPVSRQFLAAIVASGGSDQRIADLCRDLNRRMTQTLATKLEHSKQRDLIDAVDPSTLLLQLVGPIVLQVSVLRRSVDRSFIDQVIDSALDPRP, from the coding sequence ATGAACGCGGCAAAGACTCCGGATCCCAGAGTGTCCAGAACTCGAGCCGCGGTCCGCGAGACGATCAGGGAGTTGTTCGAAGCGGAGGGCGCTGCGTCCCTTACCCATCACCGCGTCGCCAAACATTCCGGAGTGGGGCGTGCCACGATCTACCGCCATTGGCCCGACACGACGGATCTGCTGTCGGAAGCACTCACAACGGTGGACGACCCGCTCCTGCGTCTGGGCTCCGGACCGTTGCGTCCATGGTTGCGCCGTGAACTGACCCGGATGGCCTACGTGCTGAGTGAGCCTGTGTCGCGGCAATTCCTGGCCGCGATCGTCGCGAGCGGTGGCAGTGATCAGCGAATCGCCGACCTCTGCCGTGACCTCAACCGACGGATGACCCAGACTCTGGCGACCAAATTGGAGCATTCGAAGCAGCGCGATCTGATCGACGCGGTCGACCCGTCAACCCTGCTGCTCCAGCTCGTCGGTCCGATCGTCCTGCAGGTGTCGGTGCTGCGGCGGTCCGTCGATCGCTCGTTCATCGACCAGGTCATCGATTCGGCGCTGGACCCGCGACCCTGA
- a CDS encoding MCE family protein: MTDLPLWRRLLGAALMLVALVLVVTLCLLSFTGSFKKTVDIVVTSERAGLILNPGAKVKVDGVEVGRVKELQSEGGKARLVLAIEENRASGIPANSGANIAATTVFGSKFVELTPPVDAPRGRLRGGEVISASNVTTEVNTVFQNIVDVTNAVDVDKLKSALGALAEGLRGQGAELGNTINQFNEILVRFNAEMPTFTDDVRRSARVAELYADLGPQLVTLLDTGATTSNTIVRHAADLDRLLMSAIGFGNEGSAVLGENKEDAITLIHNLVPTTALLEKYQAVLGCLPHESVVDLARVDRMGAGNTGYSLDLDVSLNLGDDAYKYPENLPKVAAKGGPNGEPGCYPTITEKNFPAPYLVMNTGAILTGTGTYTPRIGNPIFADYLFGNVGGGR, encoded by the coding sequence ATGACCGATCTACCGCTCTGGAGAAGACTCCTCGGAGCAGCGCTGATGCTGGTCGCGCTGGTCCTCGTGGTCACCTTGTGCCTGTTGTCGTTCACCGGTTCGTTCAAGAAGACGGTCGACATCGTGGTGACCTCGGAGCGCGCAGGCCTGATCCTCAATCCCGGTGCGAAGGTGAAGGTGGACGGCGTCGAAGTGGGCCGGGTCAAGGAATTGCAGTCGGAGGGCGGCAAGGCGCGTCTGGTATTGGCGATCGAGGAGAACCGTGCGTCGGGCATCCCGGCGAACTCGGGTGCAAACATCGCGGCGACAACGGTTTTCGGATCGAAGTTCGTCGAGCTGACACCACCGGTCGATGCGCCGCGTGGACGGCTGAGGGGTGGCGAGGTGATTTCCGCGTCGAATGTCACGACCGAGGTCAACACGGTCTTCCAGAACATCGTCGACGTGACGAACGCGGTGGACGTCGACAAGTTGAAGAGCGCACTCGGGGCACTGGCCGAGGGGCTTCGTGGACAGGGGGCCGAACTCGGCAACACCATCAACCAGTTCAACGAGATCCTGGTCAGATTCAACGCCGAGATGCCGACGTTCACCGACGATGTCCGCAGGAGTGCCCGGGTGGCCGAACTGTACGCCGATCTCGGTCCGCAACTGGTCACCTTGTTGGACACCGGCGCGACCACGTCGAACACGATCGTGCGGCACGCAGCGGACCTCGATCGCCTGCTGATGTCGGCCATCGGCTTCGGGAATGAGGGCTCGGCGGTTCTGGGAGAGAACAAAGAGGATGCGATCACGTTGATACACAACCTGGTTCCCACGACAGCCCTGCTGGAGAAGTATCAGGCCGTGCTCGGGTGCTTGCCCCACGAATCAGTGGTCGACCTGGCGCGCGTGGATCGGATGGGTGCGGGCAACACCGGCTATTCGCTTGATCTCGATGTCTCGCTCAATTTGGGCGACGACGCCTACAAGTACCCGGAGAACCTCCCGAAGGTCGCCGCCAAGGGTGGTCCGAACGGCGAGCCCGGCTGTTATCCGACCATCACCGAGAAGAACTTCCCGGCACCGTATCTGGTGATGAACACCGGTGCCATCCTGACCGGTACCGGAACGTACACACCCCGGATCGGCAACCCGATATTCGCGGACTACCTGTTCGGCAACGTCGGGGGTGGCCGATGA
- a CDS encoding branched-chain amino acid ABC transporter permease/ATP-binding protein has product MTQHLVFLLLGLGNGAVFGALALAVVMTYRSSGVLNFATGSIALYTAYAYAYLRQGELLILVPGFPVTVEVSDPMGLWPAMLIALVMAAILGLLLYLLVFRPLRTAPPVAKAVAALGISLLISGLVAQMIGTTPIAVDPIFPTEVWSAGDLRVSSDRIYFAITVVVVAVVLAAIFRFTKFGLATRAAAESERGAYISGISPDRVAVYNWMISSAVAGLAGILIAPIVPLVPVAYTLFIVPALAAAIAARFQWVVVAAVGGLVIGMLQSEAQNLATKFDWLPSAGLPELVPLIIILLLLVVRAQPLPSRGAVIERNLGRAPRPEHVVWTTIAFGIIALLGLILLDDRFRTGLIVSLIMAIVALSTVVVTGYAGQVSLAQLTIAGVAGFAVGPLTSDLHIPFPIAPLVAALIAAVLGVIIGLPALRIRGLTVAVVTLAMAYAVEAVWFRNSDFVGSAGQAVPSPKLFGWDLGIGAGLEYPRLRFGVLCLIVLIAVGVGVALLRRSKLGAQMLAVRANERSAAAAGVNVTVIKIAAFAIAAFIAGLGGSLLAYQQQAVTFDSFSALNGLILFGAVYLAGATSVSGGNLAGITAAGGLLIIVIDEAFTVSGWYPVVASLLLVLTVIFNPEGVVGPVHTLIARWRSRSKAPDDTATGAAAAIEVAAVKRPALDPDAPPVLELRNVSVRYGGVVAVDDVSFSVAKGTVVGLIGPNGAGKTTLIDAISGFAPHTGDVVLGGKSIDKLLPHKRIRAGLGRTFQAIELYDDLSVIENIKVGLTAASSPEGRVSDMTDEARVDAIFGLLGLEPVRDRPASELSQGQRQLVSIARALVGSPTALLLDEPAGGLDTSESRWLAEQLRAVRDSGVSILLVDHDMGFVLGLCDRIHVLNFGKVIVSGTPDEVRNDRTVAEAYLGNAHAEEITS; this is encoded by the coding sequence ATGACGCAACACCTCGTATTCCTCCTGCTCGGTCTCGGCAACGGGGCTGTGTTCGGTGCACTCGCCCTTGCTGTTGTGATGACCTACCGGAGCTCCGGCGTCCTCAACTTCGCCACCGGCTCGATCGCCCTCTACACCGCCTACGCCTACGCGTACCTGCGGCAGGGCGAACTGCTCATCCTGGTCCCGGGATTCCCCGTCACGGTCGAGGTCAGCGACCCGATGGGTCTGTGGCCGGCGATGCTGATTGCCCTCGTGATGGCGGCGATCCTCGGACTACTCCTCTACCTACTCGTCTTCCGGCCACTACGGACCGCGCCGCCGGTCGCCAAGGCTGTTGCAGCGCTCGGTATCTCGTTGCTGATCAGCGGACTGGTGGCCCAGATGATCGGTACCACGCCGATCGCTGTCGACCCGATCTTCCCCACCGAGGTGTGGTCGGCGGGCGACCTCCGTGTGTCGTCGGACCGCATCTACTTCGCCATCACCGTCGTGGTGGTTGCCGTGGTGCTGGCAGCGATCTTCCGGTTCACCAAGTTCGGTCTGGCGACCCGCGCGGCCGCCGAGAGCGAGCGGGGCGCGTATATCAGCGGAATCTCTCCGGACCGGGTCGCGGTGTACAACTGGATGATCAGCTCGGCCGTTGCCGGACTGGCGGGCATCCTGATCGCACCCATCGTCCCGCTGGTGCCGGTGGCCTACACACTGTTCATCGTCCCCGCTCTTGCCGCGGCGATCGCTGCCCGTTTTCAGTGGGTCGTCGTTGCTGCGGTGGGTGGTCTCGTCATCGGAATGCTGCAGTCCGAAGCCCAGAACCTGGCCACGAAGTTCGACTGGCTGCCGTCGGCGGGGCTGCCGGAACTGGTGCCACTGATCATCATCCTGCTGTTGCTCGTGGTACGGGCACAACCACTTCCCTCTCGCGGTGCTGTCATCGAACGCAACCTCGGCAGAGCTCCACGACCCGAACACGTGGTGTGGACCACCATCGCATTCGGGATCATCGCATTGCTGGGACTCATCCTCCTGGACGACCGGTTCCGGACCGGGTTGATCGTCAGTCTGATCATGGCGATCGTCGCTCTGTCCACGGTGGTAGTCACCGGATACGCCGGTCAGGTGTCGTTGGCGCAGTTGACCATCGCGGGAGTTGCGGGGTTCGCGGTCGGGCCGCTCACCTCCGATCTGCACATACCGTTCCCGATCGCGCCGCTGGTCGCGGCCCTGATCGCAGCTGTCCTCGGCGTGATCATCGGTCTGCCCGCCCTCCGGATACGAGGTCTCACCGTCGCTGTGGTGACACTGGCCATGGCCTACGCGGTCGAGGCGGTGTGGTTTCGCAACAGTGACTTCGTCGGTTCGGCCGGCCAGGCGGTGCCTTCGCCGAAGCTGTTCGGGTGGGACCTGGGAATCGGTGCGGGCCTGGAGTATCCGCGGCTGCGGTTCGGCGTTCTGTGCCTGATCGTTCTCATCGCGGTGGGCGTCGGGGTCGCCCTGCTCCGGCGCAGCAAACTCGGTGCCCAGATGTTGGCCGTACGCGCCAACGAGCGATCCGCTGCCGCTGCCGGCGTCAATGTCACGGTCATCAAGATCGCGGCGTTTGCGATCGCGGCATTCATCGCGGGGCTCGGCGGCTCGCTGCTGGCCTACCAGCAGCAGGCGGTGACCTTTGATTCGTTCTCCGCGCTCAACGGGCTGATCCTCTTCGGTGCGGTGTATCTCGCGGGCGCGACGTCGGTCTCCGGTGGCAACCTCGCCGGGATCACGGCTGCGGGCGGATTGCTGATCATCGTGATCGACGAGGCATTCACCGTCAGCGGCTGGTACCCGGTGGTTGCGAGTCTGCTGCTCGTCCTCACCGTGATTTTCAACCCGGAGGGCGTGGTGGGACCGGTACACACTCTGATCGCCAGGTGGCGGAGCAGGTCGAAGGCGCCCGACGACACGGCAACCGGTGCCGCTGCGGCAATCGAGGTGGCGGCCGTGAAGCGCCCGGCGCTCGATCCGGACGCGCCGCCGGTACTCGAACTGCGGAACGTGTCAGTGCGTTACGGCGGTGTTGTCGCCGTCGACGATGTGTCGTTCTCGGTCGCCAAGGGAACGGTGGTCGGACTGATCGGACCCAACGGTGCGGGCAAGACCACGCTGATCGACGCGATCAGCGGATTCGCCCCGCACACCGGAGACGTGGTGCTCGGTGGCAAGTCCATCGACAAACTGCTGCCACACAAACGAATCCGCGCCGGCCTCGGCCGGACATTCCAGGCCATCGAGTTGTACGACGACCTGAGTGTCATCGAGAACATCAAGGTCGGGCTCACGGCAGCGAGTTCGCCCGAGGGGCGGGTCTCGGACATGACCGACGAGGCGAGAGTCGACGCCATCTTCGGGCTGCTCGGCCTGGAACCGGTTCGAGACCGGCCCGCTTCCGAATTGTCCCAGGGCCAGCGTCAACTCGTCTCGATCGCACGGGCACTGGTCGGGTCACCGACCGCGCTGTTGCTGGACGAACCAGCCGGTGGTCTGGACACGTCGGAAAGTCGCTGGCTGGCAGAACAATTGCGGGCAGTACGTGACAGTGGCGTCAGCATCCTGCTCGTCGATCACGACATGGGATTTGTCCTGGGCCTGTGTGACCGCATCCACGTACTCAACTTCGGCAAGGTGATCGTGTCCGGGACGCCGGACGAGGTGCGCAACGACCGCACGGTCGCCGAGGCCTATCTGGGCAACGCCCACGCAGAGGAGATCACATCATGA